A window of the Oncorhynchus kisutch isolate 150728-3 linkage group LG12, Okis_V2, whole genome shotgun sequence genome harbors these coding sequences:
- the primpol gene encoding DNA-directed primase/polymerase protein, with amino-acid sequence MNKGDWENRLKKVEELAQSFQQCPLTSCYKPRLSRPWQPSSIWKLFPRQCMAINFAQSCREDVHVFALEKEQAKMGQRIFLVTSYSELWHYYSTYRQSLMHCYEVIPEGAVCKLYFDLEFHRPSNKGFDGKCMVASLIQYVCEKLEEVYGIECSGKDVLNLDSSTEEKFSRHLIFILPNAAFKDNLHVGQFIHLILQPVLSVNRRGSELENDMGGVTEDSGKRGLIGSPQAKRPRQEERDLSFLLVKNKDGQDGLFVDLGVYTKNRNFRLYKSSKVGKNVAFTVAEDNKFITKPKRNISAEESLFQSSLISNVSFTGQKILTWDLHDERDGICPKPHAQLGSTSHCVSDSLGGYQCSPHKEVDNFVLSVVKKDGIQGSIRRWNYFVSEQLLVYDILKYRWCQNVHRCHKSNNIMILVDLKQEVWYQKCHDPACKSFRSSSYPLPQDICVSYFITMDEEDQAYLMDDVGNIELSQTLPVEKYLGGSAATLPQGEDRDSCGDDQAYLEALEDVERSTGDLAEDDVPDELLLQTMTEFESLKDLCLSATKC; translated from the exons ATGAACAAAGGTGATTGGGAAAACAGATTGAAGAAGGTGGAAGAACTAGCTCAGTCCTTCCAGCAGTGTCCTTTGACCTCATGCTACAAACCTAGGCTGTCCCGGCCATGGCAGCCATCCTCCATATGGAAGCTCTTCCCTCGTCAATGTATGGCTATCAACTTTGCACAGAGTTGCAGAGAG GACGTACACGTGTTTGCACTTGAGAAGGAACAGGCAAAGATGGGTCAGAGGATCTTCCTGGTCACCAGTTACAGTGAGCTATGGCATTACTACAG TACCTACAGGCAATCTCTGATGCATTGCTATGAGGTGATCCCAGAGGGGGCTGTTTGCAAGCTATATTTTGACTTGGAGTTCCACAGGCCCTCCAATAAGGGCTTTGATGGGAAGTGCATGGTGGCCTCCCTCATCCAG tatgtgtgtgagaagCTGGAGGAGGTGTATGGGATTGAGTGCTCTGGGAAAGATGTTCTGAACCTTGACTCCAGCACAGAGGAAAAATTCAGTCGCCATCTCATCTTCATTTTACCGAATGCAGCATTTAAGGATAACCTACATGTCG GGCAATTTATCCATTTGATTCTGCAACCAGTGCTGAGCGTGAATAGGAGGGGAAGTGAACTTGAGAATGACATGGGTGGAGTCACAGAGGACAGTGGCAAAAG gggGCTGATTGGAAGTCCACAGGCCAAGAGgcccagacaggaagagagggaccTCAGCTTCCTGTTGGTGAAAAACAAGGACGGACAGGATGGGCTTTTTGTTGACCTCG GTGTGTACACCAAGAACAGAAACTTCCGTCTCTACAAGTCATCTAAGGTGGGGAAGAATGTAGCCTTCACTGTCGCAGAGGACAACAAGTTCATCACCAAGCCTAAAAGGAACATCTCTGCAGAGGAGAGCTTGTTCCAGTCCTCCTTAATCAGCAACGTAAG TTTCACCGGTCAGAAGATTCTGACATGGGACCTCCATGACGAGAGGGACGGGATATGCCCCAAGCCTCATGCTCAGCTGGGTTCGACTTCACACTGTGTTTCAG ACTCTTTGGGAGGCTACCAGTGTTCTCCCCACAAAGAAGTGGACAACTTTGTTCTTTCTGTGGTGAAAAAGGATGGCATCCAAGGAA GCATACGACGGTGGAATTACTTTGTTTCAGAGCAGCTACTTGTCTACGACATCCTAAAGTACCGCTGGTGTCAGAATGTTCACCGGTGCCACAAAAGCAACAACATCAT GATTCTGGTGGATCTTAAACAGGAGGTCTGGTACCAGAAGTGTCATGACCCTGCTTGCAAGAGCTTCAGATCTTCTA GTTACCCATTACCACAGGACATCTGCGTCAGCTACTTCATAACAATG GATGAGGAGGACCAGGCATATCTGATGGACGACGTGGGGAACATCGAGCTCAGCCAGACACTCCCAGTGGAGAAGTACCTGGGGGGCTCGGCAGCAACACTTCCCCAGGGAGAAGACCGCGATTCCTGTGGGGATGACCAGGCTTACCTGGAGGCCCTGGAGGATGTTGAGAGAAGCACAGGCGATTTGGCAGAGGATGATGTCCCAGATGAGCTTCTGCTCCAAACCATGACTGAGTTTGAGTCCCTCAAAGATTTGTGCTTGTCGGCCACTAAGTGCTAA